In Hyalangium gracile, the following are encoded in one genomic region:
- the dps gene encoding DNA starvation/stationary phase protection protein Dps: MHEAHVDTTHRPRRSRHNPACLAVLKQAHWNVRGRQFISRHELFDDVAHHVRKHVDEFAERAGALGGYAEETIRQAVRNSALDEYAYTAISGEEHARALVDRISTYEASIRQGIHRSEKLDDPATVDLFTRLLGELEQDLWFLESHLYGSPQASRTASTSFEIPEGLSPCESSLAKACFRSPLVGSNARA; the protein is encoded by the coding sequence ATCCACGAGGCCCACGTCGACACCACCCATCGGCCCAGACGCTCACGCCATAACCCCGCCTGTCTTGCCGTCCTGAAGCAGGCGCACTGGAACGTGCGAGGCAGGCAGTTCATCAGCCGGCACGAACTGTTCGACGACGTAGCCCACCACGTGCGCAAGCACGTCGACGAGTTCGCCGAGCGGGCCGGTGCTCTGGGAGGCTATGCCGAGGAAACCATCCGCCAAGCCGTCCGGAACAGCGCGCTGGACGAGTATGCCTACACGGCCATCAGCGGAGAGGAGCACGCCCGGGCGCTGGTAGACCGCATCTCCACGTATGAGGCCTCCATCCGGCAGGGCATCCACCGCAGCGAGAAGCTGGACGACCCGGCCACCGTGGACCTGTTCACCCGGCTCCTGGGAGAGCTCGAACAGGACCTGTGGTTCCTCGAGAGCCACCTGTACGGCTCGCCCCAGGCGTCTCGCACGGCGAGCACGTCCTTCGAGATTCCAGAAGGACTCTCCCCGTGTGAGTCATCCCTGGCCAAGGCGTGTTTCCGCTCCCCACTAGTGGGGAGCAACGCTCGGGCCTGA